A stretch of Hemiscyllium ocellatum isolate sHemOce1 chromosome 38, sHemOce1.pat.X.cur, whole genome shotgun sequence DNA encodes these proteins:
- the LOC132833999 gene encoding fish-egg lectin-like, whose amino-acid sequence MAITRGQNFKEIGGSCLQVTLSDLTCNRIDGNLKQIDAGNGQVFGVSANGSVYTRHDGTWVWVPGNLAHVTVGPAGVWGVDGAYNIYRKRGGYWLVMSGLLKQIDAGGNGIVSGVNMNDEIFCVHQDEVRSAISISSPNYNRIDGQLKYYSCGPYSCWGVNANDVIYVRPNVESSQCAGSNWVKVDGGLSMIETGTDGSVYGVNSNGNVYRRDGITSQNPAGTSWTQINIGGISFKHVTVDLEELWLVTTLNNIIHCQ is encoded by the exons ACTTGACCTGCAACCGGATcgatggaaacctgaaacaaatcgATGCCGGGAATGGGCAAGTCTTTGGCGTGAGCGCCAATGGATCGGTTTACACCAGGCATGATGGCACCTGGGTGTGGGTTCCCGGGAACCTGGCGCATGTGACAGTGGGTCCAGCTGGAGTCTGGGGTGTCGACGGTGCTTACAATATCTACAGAAAACGGGGAGGATACTGGTTGGTTATGAGTG GCCTGCTCAAACAGATCGATGCTGGTGGAAATGGTATTGTGAGTGGAGTTAACATGAACGATGAGATCTTCTGTGTCCATCAAGATGAAGTAAGATCTGCAATCAGTATTTCCAGCCCAAATTACAACCGTATTGATGGCCAGCTGAAATACTACTCCTGTGGGCCGTATAGTTGTTGGGGCGTTAATGCAAACGATGTTATCTACGTCCGGCCAAACGTGGAATCGAGTCAATGTGCTGGAAGCAACTGGGTGAAGGTGGATGGCGGACTCTCAATGATCGAGACTGGGACAGACGGGAGTGTCTATGGTGTCAACAGTAACGGCAATGTCTACCGCAG AGATGGGATCACGTCCCAGAACCCTGCTGGGACAAGCTGGACTCAAATCAACATTGGAGGGATATCCTTCAAGCACGTGACAGTGGATCTGGAAGAACTGTGGCTGGTGACTACCCTCAACAATATCATTCATTGCCAATAG